The Flavobacterium sp. 140616W15 sequence TTTAAACAATCCAAAAACACTTAAACTTAAACAAAATGAAGACAATGATTAAAAATGCAATTGGTATTCTGATTCTTATGAATGCCGTAAATTTATTTTCACAAGAAGACAAGCAAGAAATAACTTATAGCGAAGTTTCGAAAATGATTAAACCAACTTTGTTTGCCGATTTAGGTGAAACGTGTCAAACTCCCGATGGGATGGCTCTGGATAAAAAAGGTAATCTGTATTTATCTATCACTAATCCGATGACTTTTGAAAAGCATGGAAGTAAAATTTTGACTTTTGATAAAAATGACAAACCTGTAACATGGTTTGATAAACTCCCCGTGCATCCTGTAACAAAGAAGGTACATCCTATGGGAATGGAATTTGGTCCTGATGGAAATTTATATATAATGGATAATCAGTTTTTTGCTGATAAAGAAAATTTCTCTAGATTGTTAAGGGTTGTAGTTGAGAATGGAAAACCTAAATATGCTGAGGTATTAGCAGAAGGTTTCAATTTTGGTGAAGCAGTAAGATGGTATAAAGATAGAGTTTATATAACCGATGCTCTTTTTGAGAATAGGAGAGAAAGTGGGATTTATAGCTTCTCTCTGAAAGAATTAAATTCGGGTAAAATAACTTTAGATAAAAATACGAAACCTAATTATTTAGTAACAACATTTACTCTTAAACCCGAAGTAACAAAACGAACCATTGGTATTGACGGTATTGCTTTTGATAAAAAAGGGAATCTGTATGCAGGAAATTTTGGAGATGGTGTAATTACAAAACTTGAATTTACAAAAGAGGGTAAGCTTAAATCTAAAAAAGTAGTTTTTGACTCGGATAAATTAAAATGTTGTGATGGATTTTTTTATGATGAAAAAAGGAATTCTATTTTTATTGCCAATTACGATAATAATAGCGTTCATCAGTTAGATTTAAATACAAATACAATTCATCTAATTTGGGAAAATGGTAATGCTGATGGTTCTGATGGACAATTAGATAACCCTTGTGAAACGATAATTTATAAAGGGAAATTGTTGGTTGTAAACTACGATACTTTTAAAGGAGAGAAGAATACTGAAATAGATTCTTTTCACACGATTTCTAGTTTTGAATTAGGAAAATAGACTTGATTCATTATCATAAGTAAAACACAAGTCTCAAATTATTAGAAACTTGTGTTTTCTTATATAAAATGTTGATTTTAGTTGTTTTCACTTGGAAAACATAAGAAAGGATTTATCTCGTAATCCAGCCTTGCAACAAAAGTCTTAATTGCAATCTCTGAAGATTTTATGGTGTATTTGTAAAATGGATCAAAGAAAAAATCACGGCATATTACAGGTTCAGCAGAAGGATTATATACATCGTTATTACTATCCAAATCATCATAAGCATATCGACATGGGAATAAAAGGTTAAGCTCTTTTAAGGTGCTTTTAAGCCATTTGTTAAATATTTTTTTCTTAGGTGAGATGTGACGAGCAAGTAGAGCTAGACCAACAATTTCACTTTGAAGGTAATACGATCCTTTGCGACGTAGTACATCTATCATTCTCACATTCATAAGTGCAACCCATAGCGGGCCGTCTATAGGTCCAGATGCAGGCACATTCATATTGAGGTCAAATACTAATGGCTTTGTGTATTCAGGATTTGATACTGCACACCACAGTGCTTCAATACGTTGTTTCATTTCTTGTGATGCTTCGGTGTGATTTTTATAACGCCAGTATATCCATTCGAGTAAAGCAGCTGTTAGTCCTAAAGAAGCTTTATGGCTAATGCCTGTTAAGGCGAGTTCTAGTTTGTCGTGATTTTCAGCAGGATCGATAAGTTTTTCCATTATTTTTCCATTCCATTTAAAATCAATTGGATGATTGATGCTTTTGGCTTCGCGAATTATTTTTGGCGCTTTTTCTATACTTTTCATAATTACTTTATTTAATTTTTACATACGAATATTTGTTTTTTATTTCTCAAGGCTATGTTACTTGATCAAGAATATTCAAATTTACATTTGTACTTAATTTTAACTATGTCATGATAAGTTTTAAAAATAGCATAATAGGGTATTTTATCGCTTGTATGTTTTTGAAAATCAATAAAAAGCGAAAAATATTACAAATAAAAATGAATTTGTGAAAAAAACTTTATAAAAGAAAACCCCACAAGTTTCAAAAATATTTGAAGCTTGTGGGGTTTTATGTTCTTAAACTTTGGAGACTATTCTCCTAAAAAAGGATATCTATAATCTTCTGGAGTTACAAACGTTTCTTTTATTGTTCTTGGTGAAGCCCAACGCAATAAGTTTAATGCAGAACCTGCTTTGTCATTTGTTCCTGATGCTCTTGCACCACCAAATGGTTGCATTCCTACAACAGCTCCTGTTGGTTTGTCATTAATATAGAAGTTACCTGCTGCATTTTGTAATTTTGTAGTAGCTACTTCAATAGCGTAACGATCTTGACTAAATACAGCTCCAGTAAGAGCATATTCAGAAGTAGTATCAACTAATTCTAAAGTCTCTTCCCATTTTGCATCTTCATATACATAAATAGTAATTACTGGTCCGAATAATTCGGTTTCCATTGTAGTATATTTAGGGTTTGTAGTTACAATAATAGTTGGTTCAATAAAGTATCCAACAGATTTGTCGTAATTTCCACCAACGATTATTTCTGCATCAGCGTCTTTTTTAGCTTGGTCAATAAAACTTGCTAACTTGTCAAAAGATCCTTCGTGAATAACAGCAGTAATAAAATTACCAAAATCTTCTGGTGAACCCATTTTCATAGATTTCACGTCAGTAATTAATTGTTCTTTTATTGTTGGCCATAAACTTTGTGGGATGTAAGCTCTTGAAGCTGCAGAACATTTTTGTCCTTGAAATTCAAATGCTCCACGTACAATTCCAGTTGATACTTGTTTAGCGTTAGCACTTGGATGTGCAATGATAAAATCTTTACCACCTGTTTCACCTACGATTCTTGGGTAAGTTTTGTAATTGTGAATGTTTGCACCAATTTTTGCCCAAATATCTTTAAATACATGAGTTGAACCTGTAAAGTGAACTCCTGCAAAATCACGACTTGCTAATACTGTATCAGTAATCATTAATGCATCACCAAAAACAACATTTATTACACCGTCTGGAACTCCAGCTTCTTTAAATACGTCGATGATAATTTTAGTTGAGAATACTTGGCTATCACTTGGTTTCCAGATAACAACATTCCCCATCATTGCAGCACTTGCAGGAAGATTTGCAGCAATAGCAGTAAAGTTAAAAGGAGTAATTGCATATACAAAACCTTCTAGAGGTCTGTATTCAAGACGGTTCCAAGTTGTAGAATCAGATTTTGGCTGATCTGCATAAATTTGGGTCATGAACTCAACATTGTAACGTAAGAAATCAATTAATTCACATGAAGCATCAATTTCAGCTTGGTGAATGTTTTTTGATTGTCCGATCATTGTAGCAGCATTTATTCTAGCTCTGTAAGGGCCAGCAATAAGTTCAGCAGCTTTTAAGAAAATAGCAGCACGTTGTTCCCATGCCATATTAGCCCATGCGTCTTTTGCTTCAAGCGCATTAGCAATTGCTTTTTCGATATGTGTTTTTTCGGCTAAGTGGTAGGTACCTACTACATGTTTGTGATCATGAGGAGCCGTAATATTTCTAGTGTTTCCAGTTTTAATTTCTTCACTTCCAATATATAACGGAACATCAATTTTAGAGTTCCACATTGTAGTGTAAGCTGCTTGTACTGCTGCTTTTTCTGGTGAGTTTGGAGCATATCCTTTTACGGGTTCGTTTACCGCTTTAGGTACATGAAAAAATCCTTTTAGCATATTGTTTAAAATTAGATAATTAGACAAATTAACAGTTGGATAATTCATTTTATACGAATTATCTAACGCTCTACAAAAGTACGAAGGTTAAATTAATAATCTGATAATTTTGTTATAAGTTAACTATAAAATATTTAGATGCAATAAGAATTTAGTTCAAAGCAAAAGGAGCACACATTCTAAAATTAGGTACTATAACTTTGAAAATTTTTGTAGTAGTAAAATTTACCATATTAAAATATCCTTTCATCGCTCCATAAGGAGATGATAAAAGACATCCTGAACTATAGGTATGGAATTCACCAGGTTTTAAAACTGGTTTTTTTCCAATTACGCCTTCACCATCAACTATTTCGATATCGTTAAGCGAATCGAAAATTTCCCAATGGCGAGAAGTAAGTTGTACCGAATCTTTGCTATGGTTCTCAATAGTAACTACATAGCTAAAGGCAAAATGAATCTTGTAGTTCTTGAAGTAAGTACCTTCAAAACTAGTTAAAACGGATATTTTTATGCCTCTTGTTATTTGAGAAACCATACTAAAGTGTTATATATGTGCGTAATAGAAGCAAATTTACAAAAAAAAATGATTTAAAAGAATCATTTGCTAAATGTTTTTTAGTTAATGATATTCAGTGAGTTAGCGGATCCTTTTCCGATTACATGATCATAACGGTCACTATTCTCACGATAATAAACCAGTATGGTGTATTCATTCTCGGTTTGATAAAAATTACCATCAATTGCATTTTCAAAATCGATCACCCCTTTTTTATCAGCTATTTGATATTGATAATTAGTAAATCCTTGTTTTATCATTATTGCTTTTTCATAGACTCCTTTTTCTGTATTGTAGTCCATTTTATTCTCAGGAGTTAAGCTGTAATTATCAAACATTCCATTAACATAAATGTCTTTATTGAGTCGGAAAGCAGGTGCCGAAAGGGTGAAGTAAACCCAAGCATAATCAGCTTCGATCTCATTATTTGTTGCGTTTATATTTTTTACAAGAAAGTTACCATTTATGTCTGGATAGTTGGTGTAAGGAAAGTTTCCTCGCGCTTGGTTAGTATATAGATAAGAATTGTATATGTCTTTGCTTGAATCAACTCTTCCCACATTGTTACCTGCGTTGCGAATGTCTTTATTTTCAAAATATAGAAATTCGTTTCCTGCCCAAAATTGAGTTTCATCATTGTATTTATATATTAAGTCATTCCCGATGGTATATTGTGGCGGAATGTTTTTTATTGCAGTATTGAAATTGCCATTTTGTAATAAAAGAACTTTTACATTTTGTAAAGGAGTTTGAAAGTTAAGAGAGCTAGATTTTATAGAAAAATCTAAATTATGCTTATGTTCAATATTGTTTACTGTTCGGCTTCTTTTTACCTGTGCAGGTACAGTAACTAAATTTTCGTACACAATAAACTTTCTAGAAAAAACCACTTCTTTATCTTCATTCAGAATTTTGAGAATGTAATTACCTGTAATCAATATATGAGTGAATTGATTAGGGAAAGAGAGTTTATAGTGTGAGTATATTTGTAGTGTGTTGAATGAGTTAATGTAATTAGTGATCCTCTGGCCATCAAATCCTTGTAGATATTCTGTTTTTGGAATATTTGAAGGAATCCAATTATAGTCACAGTGCGTTATTTCGTAGTAATAATCGGCTTCATTACCAAAAAGGTCATCAAATTGCAATTGAATCTCACTTCCTAATTCGAATATTGGAACAATATTTTGTCCGCTTTGTACAAAAGAAACAGTCTTTATATTATAGGGAGGGGCAATTTCAGATTGTACTTGGGCTTTTGCCGAAGTAAAAATAAGAAGGAGAACTAATTTTCGGAAGATAGATTTTAGCATAATATATTACGTTGCAAAAATGTAAATATAGGAATTTTATATAACGAAAAATGGGCCTATTTGTTAAGAACCTAATATATATTCTAAATTAATTTCGATTTCGTCGTTAATATAGCTTTCTTCTAATAGTGAATCTGATAGTAGTTTTTTGTTTTCTTGCAGTTTAATTATTTTTTCTTCAACCGTATTTTTTGAAATAAATCGAATGACATTTACTTTATTTAATTGTCCAATTCTATGAGCTCTACCTACTCCTTGTTTTTCAGCAAAAGGATTCCACCATGGATCTAAGAATAAAACATAAGAAGCTTTGGTGATATTTAAACCAACGCCACCTGCTTTGAGTGAAATAAAAAATAACAAAGGATTTTCATTTTCCTGAAACAGATTTACTTGCTGTTCTCTTTTCTTAGCAGGAGTTTCACCTGTTATCTCGCAAAAATCTATTTTGTTCTCTTTACACCAAGTTGTATAAAAACTCAAATTGGTAACAAATGAACTAAAAATGATGGTTTTTTGTTTCCCTTTTACTAAAGTTTCTAGATAGTTTGTAACTGCATTATATTTCCCAGAATCAATTTCTGATTCCTGATCTACCATTTTAGGATGATTACTCAGTTGTCTTAACTTCATCAACGTATTGATGATGCTAATTTTGTCTGGACCGGAGCCATCTGTTTTTAATAAAAAATTACGAGCTTTTGATTTTTCTTTTTCATATAATTTCTCCTGTTCAGGATCCATGTCGCAATAATAAATCTGCTCTGTTAATTCTGGTAAGTCTTTTAATACCTGTTCTTTGGTTCTTCTTAAAATGTAAGGCTGAATAAGATTTTTTAGCTCAGTTAAACTATCTTCATCTTGCTTTTTCTCAATCGGGATTTTGAAATTTTCCGCAAAGAAATTATAACTACCCAAAATATCAGGATTTATAAATTGCATTTGCGACCACAAATCGTCTAATGAGTTTTCGATAGGTGTACCACTTAGAGCTATTTTATGTTCTGTGTTTATTTTATTAATCGCTTTAAAAATTTTAGAATTTTTATTTTTGATGTATTGACTTTCGTCCAAAATTAAATAGCGAAAATTATACTTTTCTAAAATTGCAATATCACGGTGAATGATGCTGTAACTAGTGAAAATCAAATCGGATGATTCTAATCTACTCGCTAATAGTTTTCTGTCGTTACCAACATACTGCATTTTTGAAAAATGCGGTGTGAATTTCTGAGATTCATTATACCAGTTAAAAACCAATGAAGAAGGTAGAACAATCAAGGTTTTTAAAGGATCTCTTTCAATAACGGTTTCGTTTTGAAACAAATCAAAATTGGTGGTTTTGGTTGTAAATCCTAGCTGTTCCTGAACGGCAACTAATACAGCCAAAGTTTGTAACGTTTTTCCAAGTCCCATATCGTCAGCCAGACAAGCCCCTAAATTGGAGTTAAAATGACTCAAAAGCCATTTGACACCATCAATTTGATAGGGTCTTAAAGTAGCTTTTAACAAATCAGAAGAGGCGTATTCAGCTTTAAGAATAGGGTTTACATCGTTTTTGATTTCCGGAATTGCATCCAAAGCCGCAAAATTACTTTTACGCAAAAGAAGATTTCCATTTTCTGTTCTGGCTAATTTTGCCAGCGAGCTATATTTACTGAGCCATTCTAATGGAATCAAAAAATAGTTTCCGTCAGGCAATAAAAAGAGCCTTTCTTTGCTTTTTATATTCGGAATAATTTCACTAAAATTGATAGTGAAATTTCCAATTGTAAGGATTATTTTGATGTCAAACCAATCTTCTTTTGTTTCTCCTTTTGAAGCCGAAATGGTATGACTTTCTGTGATGATTTCTTTGCTTTCCAGTTGAAGTTTTTCAATTGTAAAACCTAAACTTTCTAGCTCTTCTTTCCGATTAATAACCAATTGAATATTAGTATAAGGATCATGAGCTTCAGTGTCAGTGTTCCATCCAAACAATTCATTTTTAATTTTTATGAAACCAATTTCAAGTAGTTTTTCGGTATATAAAACTTCGTCAGGACTTCGTTTAAACTGAATTATTTTTGGTTCATTAGCAATGCTGAAATCAACAAATGTATGTGTGTTTTTAGTTTTATTGGCATCAAATAAATAGCCATTATAGTCGAAATAAAGGTTGAGATAGTAGCAGTTTTTAAAGAAATCATAAACGGGTTGAATCGTACAAGAAATAATTTTATCACGAAGTTCAATTTCAAAACCAGTTGCTCCAATGTCAGTTTTTTTAGCTATTTCAGGAATGAAATTTTTAAAATAATCATCAACTAATCTTGAAGGGATTTCGATTGATTTTTTCTTTAAAAAAGGGGTGAGCTTTTTAGAATTCAACTCCTTTAGTTGTCCTAGTTTTTTATCAATAATTAACCAGCTTGGTTCGTCTAATAGTATGTCGACACTACTATTCATGGGTGAAAAAGTAGTGTTGTTTTCTTTTAAAGATAGGGTATATGTAATTCCTTCTGAGTGTTTGTCAAATTGAATTTGAGGTTCAAAATCTAGAGGTTCGATACTAATTCGGGAGCGATAAAAATCCTTTTCAACTCCCATGTTAATTGATAAAGGAAATTGTTCTTTTACAATTAGCGTGTAAAAGGTGTTTAGATTTAGTTGTAAATGCTGGCGAATTGCAAAATCAATTTTGGAATCTTTTTGTAAATCCGTAATTATTTTTGCTGATTTGATTTTTGCACTAAATTTCTTGAAAATAAATTCAGGCTTTAATGCTTCACAAGCAGTTAGTATTTTTTGTGTATTTGAGTCTAAATCTTCGAAAACAATTCCGAAACTTTCTAGAACGCCTGTTGTTGCTTTTTTGTTTAAATATCTAATTTCATCGGTGTTTTCAATGATATAAGCGGTTGGGATATAAGTATTCAGATTTTTTTCAAAACTGATGTCAAAACAAAATTGAAATAATTTAGAAGGTTGCAAGATTGTAGGTTTGGTTTGGTTGTAATTTGAGGACTTGTATAAAATTAAAAAGTTTTCAAATTATTGCTATTTTGAAAACTTTTTAAATGTGATTGTATCACTTGAAGAAAAGACTATTTAGTTTTCCTGTTTAAAGCAAAGCGGGATAATTTCTCCTTTGGCTAAACAATATTTTTCGACTAGCTCTGGAGCTATTTTATTGGTGTAATCCTCTTCGATTACGATAAAGCCAATGCTTCTTAATTTATCAAAATAATCACGGCCATAAATACGTACATGATCATATTGTCCGAATATCTTAGCACGTTCTTTTTGGTCTGTAATAGTGTCATCTGCAAAAGTAACTGCTCTAGATAAATCTTGTGGGATTTGTAAAACTGCCATTCCTCCAGGTTTTAAAACACGAAACAATTCCTGCATCGCTTTGGTGTCATCCGGAATGTGTTCTAAAACATGATTACATAAGATAACGTCATATTCATTATCCTTAAAAGGTAAATTGCATATATCTGCTTTAACATCTGCTAAAGGTGAAAATAAGTCAGTTGTTGTGTAATCAAGATTTTTTTGCTTGCGAAATAGTTTGTAAAAAGCTTGTTCGGGAGCAAAGTGCAATACTTTTTTTGGTGCTGTAAAGAAATCAGTTTGATCGTTCAGGTATAGCCATAACAAACGGTGTCTTTCTAAAGATAGAGTACTTGGTGAAAGTACATTGTTACGTTGTTTTCCGTATCCGTAAGGCAAAAAACTTTTAAAACTTCTCCCATCAATAGGATCAGTAAATTTATCTCCTTTTAATGAAAAGGCTAAAATAGGACGTGCCACATAACTCAAACGAATTAATAATGGACGTGGAATGGTATTAAGAACTAGTTTGAAAAGTTTCTTCACTGTTAAATAGATTTGAACACGAATTTCACGAATTGGCACGAATTAATGTGATGGTGAAATTTCACGAACCTTTGATTGGGATTAAAGTATTATTCTTTTATATTTAAGGCTATCTTCTCCAAAATTGACTAGTAATCCTAATTTATTTTGAGAAGCCGCTAGGTAATTTAATGTTTGTCTGATTTCACTCGTCGTTAGTGCTGTAATTGCTTTTAGCTCTAAAATAATTTCATTGAAAAAACAAAATCTGCAAAATAATAACTTGGCAGTATGATTTCCTTATAAGCGATATTATATTTTAATTCTCGATCATAAGGAATTTGATTTTTTTGAAACTCATATTCTAAAGCATCACCATAAACTTTTTCACTGTGTCCTTTGCCTAAAATTTTATGGACTTCCATACAGATTCCTATTATTTTATAAGACTCTTCTTTTAGATATAATTCATTCATCATTATCAGTGAAATTTTTAACAAAAGCTTTATTCGTGAAAATTCGTGAAATTCGTGTTATAATATCAAAGGCACTTTTCTGAATTCATCTTCTTCGTTGCTCTCGATTCCTAGTGCTTTATAGATGTACTGGAAAGTGGATAAGATTTCTGGTTTACCATCGATTAAAGCTACATCATGTTCAAAATGCGCACTTGGTTTACCGTCAGCTGTTGTAATTGTCCAGCCATCTTTATGTTGTTTTATGTTTCTTGTTCCCAGGTTAATCATTGGTTCAATAGCAACAACCATTCCTTCTACAAAAAGTTTTCCTCTTCCTTTTTTACCATAATTTGGCATTTCAGGATCTTCGTGCATTTTTTGCCCAAGTCCATGTCCAACAAGTTCACGAACAACTCCGTATCCATGTGCTTCGGTATATTTTTGTATTGCACTTCCAACATCTTCTACACGGTTTCCTGCTTTAAATTCACGGATTCCAACATATAAAGATTCTTTGGTAACTTGTAGTAATTTTTTAACTTCTGGAGCAACTTCTCCTATTTCAAAGCTATAGGCATGATCTCCATGATAGCCGTTTTTGTATGCACCACAGTCTACCGAGATAACATCACCGCTTTTTAAAGGAGTGTTATTTGGAATACCGTGAACAACTTGTGAATTTGGACTCATACAAAGTGAGTTTGGGAAGTCATATAAACCTAAAAAGCTTGGAACTGCACCGTGATCACGAATGAATTCTTCGGCTAGTTTATCAAGATATAATGTGGTAACTCCTTCTTTTATCTCAGAAGCAATCATTCCTAATGTTTTTGATACGATTAAGGCACTTTCGCGCATTAATTCTATTTCTTCACGTGATTTTACAATAATCATAATTTCGGATTTTCAGTTGGCAAAAGTACAATTTTAATATTATTTTCTTTAAATAGCTTTTGTATTTAATTATATCATTTATAATTAGATTTAATAGCAGTCTATAAATATATAG is a genomic window containing:
- a CDS encoding DEAD/DEAH box helicase, with amino-acid sequence MQPSKLFQFCFDISFEKNLNTYIPTAYIIENTDEIRYLNKKATTGVLESFGIVFEDLDSNTQKILTACEALKPEFIFKKFSAKIKSAKIITDLQKDSKIDFAIRQHLQLNLNTFYTLIVKEQFPLSINMGVEKDFYRSRISIEPLDFEPQIQFDKHSEGITYTLSLKENNTTFSPMNSSVDILLDEPSWLIIDKKLGQLKELNSKKLTPFLKKKSIEIPSRLVDDYFKNFIPEIAKKTDIGATGFEIELRDKIISCTIQPVYDFFKNCYYLNLYFDYNGYLFDANKTKNTHTFVDFSIANEPKIIQFKRSPDEVLYTEKLLEIGFIKIKNELFGWNTDTEAHDPYTNIQLVINRKEELESLGFTIEKLQLESKEIITESHTISASKGETKEDWFDIKIILTIGNFTINFSEIIPNIKSKERLFLLPDGNYFLIPLEWLSKYSSLAKLARTENGNLLLRKSNFAALDAIPEIKNDVNPILKAEYASSDLLKATLRPYQIDGVKWLLSHFNSNLGACLADDMGLGKTLQTLAVLVAVQEQLGFTTKTTNFDLFQNETVIERDPLKTLIVLPSSLVFNWYNESQKFTPHFSKMQYVGNDRKLLASRLESSDLIFTSYSIIHRDIAILEKYNFRYLILDESQYIKNKNSKIFKAINKINTEHKIALSGTPIENSLDDLWSQMQFINPDILGSYNFFAENFKIPIEKKQDEDSLTELKNLIQPYILRRTKEQVLKDLPELTEQIYYCDMDPEQEKLYEKEKSKARNFLLKTDGSGPDKISIINTLMKLRQLSNHPKMVDQESEIDSGKYNAVTNYLETLVKGKQKTIIFSSFVTNLSFYTTWCKENKIDFCEITGETPAKKREQQVNLFQENENPLLFFISLKAGGVGLNITKASYVLFLDPWWNPFAEKQGVGRAHRIGQLNKVNVIRFISKNTVEEKIIKLQENKKLLSDSLLEESYINDEIEINLEYILGS
- the map gene encoding type I methionyl aminopeptidase — translated: MIIVKSREEIELMRESALIVSKTLGMIASEIKEGVTTLYLDKLAEEFIRDHGAVPSFLGLYDFPNSLCMSPNSQVVHGIPNNTPLKSGDVISVDCGAYKNGYHGDHAYSFEIGEVAPEVKKLLQVTKESLYVGIREFKAGNRVEDVGSAIQKYTEAHGYGVVRELVGHGLGQKMHEDPEMPNYGKKGRGKLFVEGMVVAIEPMINLGTRNIKQHKDGWTITTADGKPSAHFEHDVALIDGKPEILSTFQYIYKALGIESNEEDEFRKVPLIL
- a CDS encoding DUF5103 domain-containing protein, with translation MLKSIFRKLVLLLIFTSAKAQVQSEIAPPYNIKTVSFVQSGQNIVPIFELGSEIQLQFDDLFGNEADYYYEITHCDYNWIPSNIPKTEYLQGFDGQRITNYINSFNTLQIYSHYKLSFPNQFTHILITGNYILKILNEDKEVVFSRKFIVYENLVTVPAQVKRSRTVNNIEHKHNLDFSIKSSSLNFQTPLQNVKVLLLQNGNFNTAIKNIPPQYTIGNDLIYKYNDETQFWAGNEFLYFENKDIRNAGNNVGRVDSSKDIYNSYLYTNQARGNFPYTNYPDINGNFLVKNINATNNEIEADYAWVYFTLSAPAFRLNKDIYVNGMFDNYSLTPENKMDYNTEKGVYEKAIMIKQGFTNYQYQIADKKGVIDFENAIDGNFYQTENEYTILVYYRENSDRYDHVIGKGSANSLNIIN
- the apaG gene encoding Co2+/Mg2+ efflux protein ApaG, which produces MVSQITRGIKISVLTSFEGTYFKNYKIHFAFSYVVTIENHSKDSVQLTSRHWEIFDSLNDIEIVDGEGVIGKKPVLKPGEFHTYSSGCLLSSPYGAMKGYFNMVNFTTTKIFKVIVPNFRMCAPFALN
- a CDS encoding class I SAM-dependent methyltransferase, giving the protein MKKLFKLVLNTIPRPLLIRLSYVARPILAFSLKGDKFTDPIDGRSFKSFLPYGYGKQRNNVLSPSTLSLERHRLLWLYLNDQTDFFTAPKKVLHFAPEQAFYKLFRKQKNLDYTTTDLFSPLADVKADICNLPFKDNEYDVILCNHVLEHIPDDTKAMQELFRVLKPGGMAVLQIPQDLSRAVTFADDTITDQKERAKIFGQYDHVRIYGRDYFDKLRSIGFIVIEEDYTNKIAPELVEKYCLAKGEIIPLCFKQEN
- the pruA gene encoding L-glutamate gamma-semialdehyde dehydrogenase, encoding MLKGFFHVPKAVNEPVKGYAPNSPEKAAVQAAYTTMWNSKIDVPLYIGSEEIKTGNTRNITAPHDHKHVVGTYHLAEKTHIEKAIANALEAKDAWANMAWEQRAAIFLKAAELIAGPYRARINAATMIGQSKNIHQAEIDASCELIDFLRYNVEFMTQIYADQPKSDSTTWNRLEYRPLEGFVYAITPFNFTAIAANLPASAAMMGNVVIWKPSDSQVFSTKIIIDVFKEAGVPDGVINVVFGDALMITDTVLASRDFAGVHFTGSTHVFKDIWAKIGANIHNYKTYPRIVGETGGKDFIIAHPSANAKQVSTGIVRGAFEFQGQKCSAASRAYIPQSLWPTIKEQLITDVKSMKMGSPEDFGNFITAVIHEGSFDKLASFIDQAKKDADAEIIVGGNYDKSVGYFIEPTIIVTTNPKYTTMETELFGPVITIYVYEDAKWEETLELVDTTSEYALTGAVFSQDRYAIEVATTKLQNAAGNFYINDKPTGAVVGMQPFGGARASGTNDKAGSALNLLRWASPRTIKETFVTPEDYRYPFLGE